One stretch of Microplitis mediator isolate UGA2020A chromosome 9, iyMicMedi2.1, whole genome shotgun sequence DNA includes these proteins:
- the LOC130675073 gene encoding E3 ubiquitin-protein ligase HECTD1 isoform X5, whose product MAEVDPETLLEWLSMGQGDERDMQLIALEQLCMLLLMSDNVDRCFEICPPRTFLPALCRIFLDEHAPDSVLEVTARAITYYLDVSAECTRRVVAMEGAVKAICGRLSGAALGSRASRDLAEQCIKVLELVCAREAGAVFEAGGLPCALGFIRENGARVHRDTLHSAMAVVSRLCGKVEPQDKTLPDCVEALSTLLRHEDAHVADGALRCFASLADRFSRRGTDPAPLASNGLVSELLYRLSNAAGPGTSVAAAANNPKTPPPSTTSSTIPAPEPKSCASVSTIISLLSTLCRGSPSITHDLLRSELPDAIEKALKGDERCALDSMRLVDLLLVLLFEGRSALGRGGAVGGPSGPLLPRLRRLDSAGEKSHRQLIDCIRSKDTDALIEAIDTGGIEVNFMDDVGQTLLNWASAFGTQEMVEFLCDRGADVNKGQRSSSLHYAACFGRPAIAKVLLRHGANPDLRDEDGKTPLDKARERVDEGHREVAAILQSPGEWMLPPSNQEHRKQDSDVDSEFTEPKGDPEMAPVYLRRLLPVFCATFQSTMLPSVRKASLSLIRKMVHYIQADLLVETCGSDKTAGCGAMLVEVIANVLDNEDFEIKPTPPPPPPLKLIVGPKLPCLRKSTSTSSSSQNYIIDKTEDEDGHLIILQMIQDLMMKGKDEFLEHFARLGVFSKVAALAGPQDSPAEPENEPAATATALVTGDEHKPEDARELLVGRAYHWRDWCICRGRDCLYVWSDAAALELSNGSNGWFRFILDGKLATMYSSGSPEGGTDATGKGRNTESLTTEVMASIAESRGEFLEKLQRARGQVKPNTVSQPVLSKPGPTRLVVGNWALSSRKECEMCIHNSDGQQQATILREDLPGFIFESNRGTKHSFTAETSLGPDFAAGWAGKRGKRLRSKIEAIKQKVKTQAQEIYENYFKAAQAQPRGVVAKLAAIVNQIDKAYQKQLSGNREWRSVLQSALEELKMLLNEEGRVSAYELHSSGLVQSLLGLLASPSSPQVTTVRANRMRLQRIAVFKSCFKAKDTNDGNSAKVLVQKLVSVLESIEKLPVYLYDTPGSGYGLQILTRRLRFRLERAPGESSLIDRSGRSLKMEPLSTIQQLENHLLKMIAKQWHDHDRTTFTFVKKLKEGNKMTFQYSHDFDENGVLFWIGTNAKTSPEWVNPGQYGLVVVTSSDGRSLPYGHLEDILSRDQSALNCHTNDDKRAWFSIDLGVWLIPSAYSLRHARGYGKSALRNWMFQASKDGVTWTTLYTHIDDCSLNEPGSTATWTLEPPGDESQGWRHLRLQQTGKNASGQTHYLSVSGFEVYGEVTGVCEDLGRAAREAEAGVRRQRRLIKSQVLKHLVAGARVARGLDWKWKDQDGVPAGEGSITGELHNGWIDVTWDHGGSNSYRMGAEGKYDLRLVGTSLDGENKNKNGSGVLTGRKSSSTPSLPDCTDVSMRGSVASTDQAASAENLAAKQAAESIAESVLSVARAEAVVAVTGEGGASNTGELSVVLHPRPDTAVTSDLVTIVESLALNTDCPPNSNSNRASSSKPLFSTVRGNKPTSGLLSLEASEVLDRLREGADRLRNNTNSFLSGELLGLVPVRISVSSETDDNSMRIRPVPRHNPATDATKECNRDKEATSSSSQNTTGGCPVVVTNPMSVSVPNLACTDTNNTLETTAASGLLETFAAMARRRTLGPAGGQHIAPNSNVTQNTRGPTSVSNFVRLALSSNFTGGLLSTAQSYPSLTSSSQVAGSGVTTTTGAGGLGQALTMSLTSTSSDSEQVSLEDFLESCGGVASSSVGGIRTTGGPTLLGELDDDEEVLAEEDDDNEENDPEDDDEENEEEVEGGEGEYEEVMVSRNLLAAYMEEETPQSTKRRAWDDEFVLKRQFSALIPAFDPRPGRTNINQTTDLEVPQPGSDLQSSVRVGTLPSPRLSLSLKGPGLPDIPDVELSLTDQNASIFQAVQELMQMTELGSRQEKLRRIWEPTYTIIYRESKDEESSGRATPIVTLYSGKPAVSSNACTVEDVLQLLRHVYVLSITRDDRRDPTINEDSLESTCWVNPDDFTSKKITNKVVQQIQDPLALAAGALPAWCEELARSCPFLLPFETRRLYFSCTAFGASRSIVWLQTQRDAILERQRAPGLSPRRDDSHEFRVGRLKHERVSVPRGDKLLDWAEQVLKIHANRKSILEVEFVGEEGTGLGPTLEFFALVAAELQKKDLGLWLCDDHDQLEGYACPSDEQARPAGYYVIRPSGLFPAPLPQDSEACDRAVRYFWFLGVFLAKVLQDNRLVDLPLSRSFLKLMCRGDIANNVNEKIGLTGVTQESMSSSMASSFISEEGETDGLNSLEPSPWYEGILDVEDLVMVDPVRGEFLKEIQAVACRRERTISEGCSSSDEDVIRINHPSGTSVAIEDLGLTMSYSPGSKVFGYDHEELVEGGYDIAVGVDNAREYAELTINYCLNKGIARQLESFKAGFSKVFPMEKLHAFSPEEVRAMLCGEQNPHWTREDLLNYTEPKLGYTRESPGFQRFVNVLLSLTGPERKAFLQFATGCSALPPGGLCNLHPRLTVVRKVDAGSGGYPSVNTCVHYLKLPEYPTEEVLKERLLAATRERGFHLN is encoded by the exons atGGCAGAAGTTGATCCAGAGACGTTACTGGAGTGGCTTAGCATGGGCCAGGGAGATGAACGAGACATGCAGCTGATAGCTTTGGAGCAATTATGCATGTTGCTGTTGATGAGCGACAATGTTGACCGGTGCTTCGAGATCTGTCCACCGCGAACATTTTTACCGGCGCTCTGTCGTATTTTTTTGGACGAGCACGCGCCTGATAGTGTCCTGGAAGTGACAGCACGGGCAATAACTTACTATCTTGATGTATCAGCGGAATGTACGCGACGAGTGGTCGCCATGGAGGGCGCAGTCAAGGCGATTTGCGGACGACTGTCAGGTGCAGCTTTGGGATCACGAGCTAGTCGTGATTTAGCAGAGCAGTGCATTAAAGTACTGGAGTTGGTTTGTGCACGAGAAGCTGGAGCAGTATTTGAAGCTGGAGGTCTTCCGTGTGCCTTGGGATTTATCAGGGAAAATGGAGCGCGTGTTCATCGTGACACATTACACTCAGCGATGGCCGTTGTGTCAAGACTCTGTGGTAAAGTAGAGCCTCAGGATAAAACGCTTCCCGATTGCGTGGAAGCCTTGTCAACTTTACTGAGACACGAAGACGCTCACGTGGCTGACGGCGCGCTGCGTTGCTTTGCATCACTCGCAGATCGTTTTTCACGACGTGGAACAGATCCAGCACCGCTGGCATCCAATGGATTAGTGTCAGAACTTCTCTACAGATTATCAAATGCAGCGGGACCAGGTACTTCAGTAGCAGCAGCTGCCAATAATCCCAAAACACCGCCACCTTCTACAACATCATCAACGATACCAGCACCCGAGCCCAAGTCCTGTGCGTCAGTTTCCACCATCATAAGTCTTTTGTCCACATTGTGCCGTGGATCTCCATCAATAACTCATGATTTGTTGCGGTCAGAGTTGCCTGATGCCATTGAAAAAGCTTTGAAAGGCGACGAGAGATGTGCATTGGACTCAATGCGACTTGTAGATTTACTTCtcgtattattatttgaagGAAGATCTGCATTAGGTCGCGGTGGAGCCGTTGGAGGACCATCTGGGCCTCTTTTGCCTCGTCTACGTCGGCTAGACAGCGCTGGGGAAAAATCACACCGTCAATTAATCGATTGCATCCGTTCTAAAGACACTGATGCACTGATAGAAGCAATCGACACTGGAGGTATTGAAGTAAATTTTATGGATGACGTAGGACAGACTTTATTGAACTGGGCATCGGCATTTGGAACTCAGGAAATGGTCGAGTTTCTTTGCGATCGAGGTGCTGATGTTAATAAAGGACAGCGGTCATCTAGCCTACACTACGCCGCGTGTTTCGGCAGACCCGCTATTGCCAAAGTATTATTAAGACATGGTGCCAATCCGGATCTGCGCGATGAAGACGGCAAGACCCCGCTGGACAAAGCTCGTGAACGTGTTGATGAAGGCCACAGAGAAGTTGCCGCTATTTTACAGAGCCCTGGTGAATGGATGCTCCCACCGAGCAATCAAGAACACAGAAAGCAAGACAGTGATGTTGATAGTGAGTTCACGGAACCTAAAGGCGACCCTGAGATGGCGCCGGTTTATTTGCGGAGACTTTTACCTGTTTTTTGTGCCACATTTCAGTCGACTATGTTACCTAGTGTGCGGAAGGCTAGTTTAAGTTTGATACGTAAGATGGTTCATTATATACAGGCTGATCTGCTTGTTGAGACTTGTGGATCTGACAAAACTGCTGGATGCGGTGCTATGCTCGTTGAAGTTATCGCAAATGTTCTTGATAATGag GATTTTGAGATAAAACCGACGCCACCACCGCCTCCACCTCTCAAGTTGATTGTTGGTCCCAAATTGCCCTGCCTTCGCAAGTCTACTTCTACTTCTTCCAGTTCCCAGAACTACATTATTGATAAAACG GAAGACGAAGACGGACACTTGATAATATTGCAAATGATCCAAGACCTGATGATGAAGGGCAAAGATGAATTTCTCGAACACTTTGCGCGTCTTGGAGTTTTCTCTAAAGTTGCGGCACTCGCGGGACCGCAGGACTCGCCAGCTGAACCGGAAAATGAACCTGCTGCGACGGCGACTGCTTTGGTTACTGGTGATGAACATAAACCAGAAGATGCACGAGAGTTGCTGGTGGGTCGCGCTTATCACTGGAGAGACTGGTGCATTTGCCGCGGTCGCGACTGTCTTTATGTTTGGTCAGATGCAGCGGCCTTGGAGTTGTCTAATGGAAGTAACGGGTGGTTCCGCTTTATTCTTGATGGAAAATTAGCTACCATGTACTCCAGCGGTAGCCCTGAAGGCGGCACTGATGCAActg GAAAAGGGAGAAACACAGAATCGCTTACAACAGAAG taatggCGTCGATTGCAGAGAGTCGTGgagaatttttggaaaaattacaaCGTGCACGTGGACAAGTTAAACCTAATACTGTAAGTCAACCTGTGCTTTCAAAGCCTGGTCCCACACGTTTAGTTGTGGGTAACTGGGCACTTTCAAGTCGCAAAGAATGCGAAATGTGTATTCATAATAGCGACGGGCAGCAACAAGCAACTATTTTACGCGAAGATCTGCCTGGatttattttcgagtctaaTCGCGGTACTAAACATTCGTTTACTGCCGAAACTAGTTTAG gTCCGGATTTCGCAGCAGGATGGGCAGGAAAGCGTGGCAAGCGTCTGAGATCAAAGATAGAAGCCATAAAGCAAAAAGTTAAAACCCAAGCACAAGAAATATACGAGAATTATTTCAAAGCAGCACAAGCTCAGCCGCGCGGAGTAGTGGCCAAGTTAGCAGCGATAGTAAATCAAATAGACAAAGCATATCAGAAGCAGTTGTCCGGCAATCGGGAGTGGCGCAGCGTTCTCCAGTCAGCTTTAGAAGAATTGAAGATGTTGTTGAACGAGGAAGGCCGCGTATCAGCTTACGAATTGCATTCCAGTGGACTCGTGCAGTCGCTGCTAGGCCTCCTGGCCAGTCCTTCTAGCCCCCAAGTTACCACAGTAAGAGCCAACCGCATGCGTCTCCAGCGGATAGCCGTCTTCAAGAGCTGCTTCAAAGCCAAAGACACAAATGACGGCAACTCGGCCAAAGTGTTGGTCCAGAAACTGGTCTCAGTTCTCGAGTCAATTGAAAAGTTACCCGTATATCTCTACGACACACCTGGATCTGGATACGGGCTACAGATTCTTACCCGCCGGCTGCGTTTCCGTCTTGAACGCGCCCCCGGTGAGTCCTCGCTCATCGACAGGTCCGGCCGTAGCCTTAAAATGGAACCACTCAGCACAATCCAGCAGCTGGAGAACCACTTGCTGAAGATGATAGCAAAGCAGTGGCACGACCACGACCGAACGACATTTACGTTCGTTAAAAAACTTAAAGAAGGCAACAAGATGACCTTTCAGTACTCACACGATTTTGATGAGAACGGAGTCCTCTTCTGGATCGGTACCAATGCTAAGACCAGTCCCGAGTGGGTCAATCCCGGTCAGTATGGTCTAGTAGTCGTGACATCTAGTGACGGGCGCAGTTTACCTTACGGACATCTAGAGGATATTTTAAGTCGCGACCAGAGTGCGTTGAATTGTCATACCAACGATGACAAGCGCGCATGGTTTTCTATTGATCTAGGAGTTTGGCTGATACCCAGCGCGTATTCACTGAGACATGCCCGCGGCTATGGAAAGAGCGCTCTCAGAAACTGGATGTTCCAGGCATCTAAAGATGGAGTAACTTGGACGACTTTGTATACGCATATTGATGACTGCTCACTAAATGAACCCGGCAGCACCGCAACCTGGACTTTGGAACCACCTGGTGATGAAAGTCAGGGCTGGAGACATTTACGGCTCCAACAAACTGGCAAGAACGCTTCTGGGCAGACTCATTATTTGTCAGTATCTGGTTTTGAGGTTTACGGAGAAGTGACAGGAGTGTGCGAAGATCTAGGCCGAGCTGCAAGAGAAGCCGAAGCTGGAGTAAGACGTCAAAGACGGCTGATAAAGTCACAAGTTTTGAAACATTTAGTTGCCGGGGCCCGCGTCGCTCGTGGATTAGACTGGAAGTGGAAAGACCAAGACGGAGTACCTGCAGGCGAAGGTTCAATCACTGGAGAGCTTCACAACGGATGGATCGACGTAACCTGGGACCACGGGGGCTCGAACTCCTACCGCATGGGCGCTGAGGGAAAGTACGATCTGCGATTAGTTGGTACTAGTTTAGatggagaaaataaaaataaaaatggatcTGGTGTTCTTACGGGTAGGAAGTCTAGCAGCACACCCAGTTTGCCGGACTGTACTGATGTCAGCATGCGTGGATCCGTTGCTTCAACTGACCAAGCAGCTAGTGCTGAAAATTTGGCAGCCAAACAAGCTGCTGAATCAATTGCCGAAAGTGTGTTGTCTGTAGCACGGGCTGAAGCTGTCGTCGCAGTAACTGGAGAAGGCGGAGCCAGCAATACTGGAGAACTTTCGGTGGTACTTCATCCGAGACCTGACACCGCAGTCACCAGCGATCTTGTCACCATCGTAGAGAGTCTTGCTCTCAACACTGACTGCCCGCccaacagcaacagcaaccGCGCGTCAAGTTCCAAGCCTCTGTTTTCGACAGTGCGCGGCAACaag CCAACAAGCGGTTTATTGAGCCTCGAAGCCTCCGAAGTACTTGATCGTCTTCGCGAAGGTGCTGACCGGTTACGTAATAACACTAACAGTTTCTTGAGTGGTGAATTACTTGGTTTAGTACCTGTTAGAATATCTGTGTCCAGCGAAACTGATGACAACTCAATGAGAATTAGACCTGTACCGCGTCACAATCCAGCTACTGATG CAACAAAAGAATGCAACCGAGACAAAGAAGCCACCAGTTCGTCATCACAAAATACAACCGGGGGATGTCCAGTTGTGGTTACCAATCCCATGTCCGTCTCGGTACCAAATCTCGCATGTACTGACACGAACAACACCTTGGAGACAACTGCAGCATCCGGTTTACTGGAGACATTCGCCGCAATGGCACGAAGACGTACCTTAG GACCAGCTGGTGGACAGCACATTGCACCCAACTCAAATGTAACACAAAACACACGAGGACCGACATCAGTATCAAATTTCGTACGTTTAGCCTTGAGTTCAAACTTTACCGGGGGACTGCTAAGTACCGCACAGAGTTACCCCAGTTTAACAAGCAGCAGTCAGGTCGCTGGCAGTGGTGTCACCACGACAACTGGTGCTGGTGGTTTAGGACAAGCATTGACTATGTCATTGACCAGTACCAGCAGCGACAGTGAACAG GTGAGTCTCGAAGACTTTTTGGAGTCATGTGGTGGCGTTGCTAGTTCAAGTGTCGGGGGAATACGAACAACTGGTGGCCCGACACTTCTTGGTGAGCTTGATGATGACGAAGAAGTACTGGCAGAAGAAGACGATGACAACGAAGAAAATGATCCAGAG GACGACGACGAGGAGAATGAGGAAGAAGTTGAAGGAGGAGAGGGTGAATATGAAGAAGTTATGGTCTCTCGTAATCTTTTGGCAGCTTATATGGAAGAAGAGACACCACAGAGTACTAAGCGACGTGCTTGGGATGACGAGTTTGTACTGAAACGTCAATTTTCTGCACTGATACCCGCTTTTGATCCTCGCCCAGGTCGCACGAACATAAACCAGACAACAGATCTCGAAGTGCCCCAGCCTGGAAGTGATTTGCAGTCCAGCGTACGCGTGGGAACTCTTCCATCGCCTCGTTTATCTCTTTCACTTAAGGGTCCAGGTCTGCCGGATATACCAGACGTTGAATTGTCACTTACGGATCAAAATGCCAGCATATTCCAGGCAGTGCAAGAGCTGATGCAGATGACCGAGTTAGGAAGCCGGCAAGAGAAGTTGCGCCGTATTTGGGAACCGACTTACACGATAATTTACCGTGAGTCCAAAGATGAAGAGTCTTCAGGCCGTGCTACACCAATAGTGACTCTCTACTCAGGCAAACCAGCAGTCAGCAGTAACGCATGCACCGTCGAAGACGTTCTCCAGTTGCTGAGACACGTCTACGTACTCAGCATCACCCGGGATGACCGTAGAGATCCAACAATAAATGAAGATTCGCTAGAGTCCACCTGCTGGGTTAACCCTGACGACTTTACCTCCAAGAAAATTACCAACAAAGTGGTACAGCAGATACAAGATCCACTGGCACTTGCCGCCGGTGCTTTGCCAGCCTGGTGCGAGGAATTAGCTCGCAGCTGTCCTTTCTTGCTGCCCTTTGAAACCCGGCGGTTGTACTTCAGCTGCACAGCTTTCGGAGCCTCAAGATCCATCGTCTGGTTACAGACCCAACGTGATGCGATCCTGGAACGTCAACGCGCACCAGGACTGAGTCCCAGGCGAGATGACAGCCATGAGTTCCGCGTCGGTAGATTGAAACATGAACGAGTGAGTGTTCCACGTGGTGACAAGCTTCTAGACTGGGCAGAACAGGTTCTTAAAATCCATGCCAACCGGAAGAGTATTTTAGAAGTTGAGTTCGTTGGCGAAGAAGGAACGGGATTGGGTCCAACGCTTGAATTTTTCGCGCTAGTTGCCGCTGAGTTGCAGAAAAAAGATCTTGGACTATGGCTGTGTGATGATCATGATCAATTAGAAGGATACGCATGTCCTTCAGACGAGCAAGCAAGACCTGCTGGTTATTATGTTATCAGACCAAGCGGTTTGTTCCCTGCACCTCTACCTCAAGATTCCGAGGCTTGCGATCGCGCTGTTAGATATTTCTGGTTCCTCGGGGTCTTTTTAGCCAAAGTACTCCAAGACAATCGTCTAGTTGATCTGCCGCTGTCCAGATCATTCTTGAAGTTGATGTGTCGCGGTGATATTGCCAATAATGTTAATGAAAAGATCGGACTGACGGGAGTTACCCAGGAAAGTATGTCCTCAAGTATGGCCAGCAGTTTTATCAGCGAGGAAGGTGAGACGGATGGACTCAACTCCTTAGAACCCAGTCCCTGGTACGAGGGAATTCTCGATGTCGAGGACTTGGTGATGGTTGATCCTGTGAGAGgtgaatttttgaaagaaattcAAGCGGTTGCTTGTAGACGGGAGAGAACTATTTCTGAAGGTTGCTCGTCTTCTGATGAAGATGTTATACGTATTAATCATCCGTCCGGCACTTCTGTTGCTATTGAAGACTTGGGATTGACGATGTCTTACTCACCTGGGTCGAAAGTTTTTGGATATGACCATGAAGAACTTGTAGAAGGCGGATACGATATCGCTGTTGGTGTTGACAATGCGAGAGAGTACGCTGAGTTGACGATTAATTACTGTCTTAACAAAGGCATTGCGAGACAACTGGAGTCTTTCAAGGCAGGATTTTCTAAAGTCTTTCCTATGGAGAAGTTGCATGCCTTTAGTCCGGAGGAAGTCAGAGCTATGTTATGTGGAGAACAGAACCCGCATTGGACTAGGGAAGATCTGCTCAATTATACTGAACCCAAACTTGGATACACACGTGAAag CCCCGGTTTCCAGAGATTCGTCAACGTACTTCTGTCACTAACTGGTCCCGAGCGCAAAGCCTTCTTGCAGTTCGCCACCGGATGCTCAGCTCTACCACCCGGCGGTCTCTGTAATCTGCACCCAAGACTGACAGTCGTGCGCAAAGTAGACGCCGGTTCCGGCGGTTACCCATCAGTAAATACCTGCGTCCACTATCTGAAGCTGCCCGAGTACCCAACAGAAGAAGTTTTAAAAGAGCGACTCTTGGCTGCGACACGCGAGCGAGGTTTCcacttgaattaa